GCTCGCTTTAAAATCGGTAGTTGCTGCATTTATTTTCCACCATTTTGTTGCAATCTCTCGCCATCTTTTGTACTTTTCAGGAAAGAGGAAAAGTGTGCGACTTTGGCTGTATCTTTGCATCTTGAAATGTAATGCATTACAACTGCACGCGACTTCAGCACTGGATTATCTTCCTGAGCATCGAGTTTCAAGGTCAGAGAGCTTTCAGACCTTCGCTGTTGTAAATTATTGATAAGCATCAAAAGACGcgatttcataaatattttacactttgacaacaaatattttcaagtacaacgatttttttttggatacAGTTTAAAATGGAATAAGCTGCGCTAATCATTATtcattttgcttttgttgaaaatttaaaacctaaaaaagAAATGGCAAACTTTTGGAATTATATATTCTCAAGCCTTTTGATTGATGTAGGTTTTTCTTGaggataaaaataaataaatgcaaattgacATTAATTTATTACCCTAAGACTTTGCTTATCTGCACATAATACATTTACCAGCATAAAACCCTTCGTGTCATcgtgtttttctcagtgccccTTTGTCAGCGATTCACAAGTTTCCCTTTGACGGCTCTAAGAATGGGCCAAAATGATTTGTGCGAGGCCAAGACGGCAACACTTTCCATTCACGCCCGCGCCCTTCGCTTTTCCTTTGCAAACAGTTCTCAAGTTGTGCGAAActggaaattaaaaacacttaaTGTGCACTTCCGGTTGGGTTGGGGGCCAGATGAAAATTCCGCAGATGCTATGTACTATATCTGAGATCCCAGACTTGTATCTTCTGCGTTGAGTTGCTGCTGCCGGAGCAACTTATCGGTGCcatcagcaacagcaacagcaacatgtACAGCGGCAACATCGGCGGGCCAACAAAATTTTACGTTAatatgtttgtttgtttgtcttttgtttttggctctAACCCTTTTTTGGCACGTTTTGTCTTCTGCCTTTGTTGTCTGTGTGTCGTCTTGTTTTTGgttgttatttttttcctcactccactccactcttCACTCTTTGGCTAAATGTTGTTTACTCTTTGTCATTGCTGGTGTTGTTgccatttttcttttgtttttcccaaCATTGTTGGTGCCGCTGCTTAACATTCACCTACTTTTCACCTTGTTAGCCACGtttgagcagcagcagcagtggaaAAAGCAAGTTCTGCGCTTGGCCCTGGCATCATCAAAGCCAACGGCGGAGGCTTCAAATGAAATTAGAAGTTGACGCAGTGCAAGAGTAGAAAAAGCAGCTAAAAAGCACCAAAAGGCAGCCAACACAATGAGGCACAACGGGACGAAAGGGCTGGAGCAAAAAGCCAACAATGCAAAATGCACGGAGAGCCAAAGCCAAGGAATGAAGCGAATTCAGAAGAAAAAGGCCTACACTAAAAAGTTATGAATGACCATGATAtactatatttaaaattcacaaaatctattatttttcactgaagaaatttttaaattttatatttatttatgctggTTACCCAAGGAATATTATAGGTATATTGCTTAGAATATATACACATGTAAGCTACATTGTGTTTAAGAGTTAAGCTTAAAATAGttgtcatattttttatataaataaataaataaggcttttataaatttcagATTGCATTTACGAATCATAAAGTTGTAAAAATAGTTGCAAtaaatcctttaaattttcagcttatTTCTGTGTTTACGAGCTTAATTATAACCGCTCCAGCTGTGGTCACCTCTAGTTTCCCCCAGTGTAGATCCACTCTCCTCGGCAGTGAGAAGATGAAAACTGAGCTCTAAGTAGAAAGTTAATTAGGCTTAAATGTGCGAGAAGTCGACGATGACGACGGCATTGAGTAGGAAACACAACAAATACAGCAAGAATAATGGCAACAATAGCCGGGGAGAGGATGAGGCAGAAagccaattaaaaattcttatgCTTTTGCTTTAATTTTCCCGGCCAGCCTCGCAATggctaataataatttttagccAAAAACTGCTCGGTGCGCGGCGGCATCTGCCGGcttgttaattaatttttatgcaTTTCTACAAATGTTCAATCCGAAAAAGTTTTCGATGCGATGCGGACTCGACTTGGCGTTTCTGTTCGCGTGCAGCGGAGCGAGCCAATCAATGGCCAGCGAAACTTTCGTTTCGACTGAATTTCACTCGCTGGCCCACAGGCGCCCACAGCAATCGCCCAGAAATCACTGGCCAACAGGCCGCCAACTTGGTTGACATTAATTGGGCCCATTAAACGGTGTTCGCTAATAAGTTGGCATCAACTAAGTTTCGGAAGTGGCGCTCTAGCTCTTCCGTTTTGGCCATTGTTGCCGCTGTCTGCTGTTCTCGGCCTTGTCCGGCGGACAGATGCGTCGCAATTGGAACGATTAACACTCGAATTGTTTACGGCGGATTGgattgtgtgtttgtgtttgcggCTCTAATGACACAGCAATCTGCGAGCCAGGTCAACTTTAACTGGATTAGCAACATCCGACAGAGGGATACCTTAAAAGTCGGGCCTGAATCAAAGGAGTTTGTaagaagaattaaaaaaaatcgaatttaaaaatacattataataaagaatctaaaatatataccgtggtgaaataaaaatttaaataaattgtataaagGTATATCTTACAAACCAAAatataactataaaaatatacataatatcagaatttaaaatttgaataaattttgtttacttaaatattttactaaagAAGTTACCTGTTAAAATAGgctgtttaatattttattatgtgccgaaaaatataataagggAGTGCCAAATTgagtttttgttaaattttttgggAATCCCTTAAGGAGAAAGAGGCAATTGCACGGGGGATATATTTTTAGCCACCTACAATTAACTTTACTAGCTTAAACTATATACCCCATTTTTCAATGTTACAAAAATTCAATCATAATTAATATCTCATGGCTTATACCCTCCATATTAGGCTTTTGATAATATATCAATGTAAATCCGGGCTGCCCACTCCCTAGCCGTTACCAACTTGATGACCTCATCGAGCAGCCCATTGCCACTGCGCAAAGAGGAAGCCTTAGCGGCCTAAAGGTCGTGTCATCAACGCGGCCAACGGCAGCAACTAATTTGGGGCTTAACTCTAATCAAAGTTGAGCAGGCCGCCGGACTGAAATCCCACGGATGCGTGCCTGCATGCgagtgtgtgtatctgtgaggGCCATAATTGAATGGCGCAGGGGGTGGGTTTTCCAGGGGGCGCACTGGTAATCCACTGGGCACTGCAGAGTCCACAAAAGGGACTCCTCCACTCCGGCCAGCCAACTTTCTGCATGCGCCAgtcaatttgcattttgagGAGAGCGGCAACTGttgcataattaaaattggaaaattaatttcataattttggCCAGCGCTTTCATTATTAACAATTGTCCCGAAAAAACAAAGGCTCCTCTGCTGGCCAACATTTTCTCGGCTTTTTGCtgtttttgctgtttttcAGTTTTATGTTTTCGGTTCTCTGTTTCTGGGCATCTCGATTCGCTTTTGTTTCGGGTTTCGGGTTCCGAGTTCCTGTTCTGGTCGTTTGGCTGGttccatttattatttatgtgcattttgaTGTGGAAAATATTCCTTTCAcatctttttgttttgctttgttatagttatttttcagtgtgatatttttttatttttgcttgcTACATGAAGTTGTGCCAGTTGCAAATTTGTCGCCACCCGGAAAACTTTTTAGGgagatatttatatatattttgcttaTTGTCATTTGGCTAACATTGTAATGCAGCTGGACTGGCaaagtttttctttattttttttgcagcACCAGAACTGGGAAATCTGAAGAGCCATTTCCACTTCACACTCCTCGGTCATGTGGGTTAATTAGCACTGGCTTTTCCCCAACTAAAGGGAAAACACTTGGTGTGGTAAGTGCAACACATAAGGCTCTGGGATTTCCGCCTTGGCAGTTCCGATTTAACCCCGGCTCGGCGACTACAGTTCCGATTTAACCCGGGCTTAATGAGGCCGCAGATGCggagttggccaaaaaaaatCGCTGATGTAATGCCACGCACATTTGCCACAAGGCAATGCCCCTACCACACCGCCTAACTGCCCATTGTGTGTAAATTTGTTACCATTTTTTCTGCTCTTTCGCAGTTTTTGTTGTCTTCTGCGCTGCCTCGTATTGCACATAAAGGTAATTTCTAATTTGCTggtgttttattgtttttctgcCGGTTCACTTTATGGCGCCGACTTATGCAACACCTCTGAAGGCAGCGACGCATGCGCTCGAATTACACACATGGATGTGGATTTGGATTTGGACGTGGATGTGGACATGAACATGGACTCTAAGCGCGTACCGCTCGCAGGGCCGCCTCGATACTCGCCGTAAAAGCATAACGGCGTCCATTAATCATGCGGGTCACGTCCAACCGGCTAAAAAGCAACAGAACTGAAAACTTACACTAACACAAAATGTCTAAAGGCGAGAATATGCTCTAGTAAACGGAGAACTAATTGTGAATAGTTAATGAGTTGTGGGATTTATTATATAAGACCTTGGAAGAGTCGAAATCTGATTAGGTAGGTATTTTATTCTATTCTGGGAAGTTAAGAGGTTTCTTATTGCCAAGCCTAATTAAGGAATTCGAAGGTCTAGAATTTTAGAGTTCCACCAATCTAGACTGatctgttaaattaaaaaaaaaaaacacatttatatattattttaaatttcttaaaatatatatttttgatataaaataaagaataaatatatatttctttaaaaatattatttctagcaaggcattaaaaatattaagtggAACTAAAACTcctgatttttaaattaaaggatTTTTACTATTTATAAAGACACTTTGGTCTCTTGGATTGGTATTAAAGAGCTATAGCCTTTTCATGACaccatttaattttacttatgAAACCTAATAAGCCTCATAGCTTCAAGGCAAAGAGAAAGGCTGAGTAATTAACAAATAATTCTTGTTATATTCCTTaagttgtattattttattcccaAAAGAATTAGTTACCTTTCATGGGTTAAACTTCATTTGCCTTAATGGTGGACTTTTACCATTCCTCTTTATAATGCCTTAGCTTAGGGACTTTAGCACTTATATTCTCTGACCTATGTAGACCGAGGACCAGTATTTTTCCCCAGTGCAGCGAGACCAGTGGGAATCTAGTGTGGCAGCAAAAGAACGGTAGCATCGACAACTGTTGCCAATTAGCGGCGACATGCAAAGCACATTTGCATCTGCATTGAACCTGGAGCTCTCTATTCCGATATTCCGATATTCTGATATTCTGCCTGAAGGCGATGACACCGCTGGCAACCGCCGAGCTGGAAAACGTAATGGGTGGAAGTCGCAGCGCAAGATTAGCTAAGGCAGCCAGGTGAGGGCAGGTACTGCCCCCTAATTGAGCACTTGAGTTACAATGTGCAGCAATAAATTGAGGATTTTTGCATACCTGTGAAAGGCCGGGAAGCCCTGATCGATCTACCTGGCTGGCTTAAAAGTCGCCCGCACACGCACTGATTGCATCATTTGGCCTCAAACCAGCGACGAGCGCGTTTCAATTTGCATAGCACAGTGCACGAGATACTAGAGGAAATAAATTCAGGAAAATATGTCTGAGTATTCGTGCAACTTCTACAGCGACTACTCCCCGAGGACGGAGAAATCCGTGAGCTACGCCCTGTACCTGCATCGCCGGGAGCTGGGGCGCCCCAGGCGCAAGCTGATGCGAATCGCGAGCACCAAGCTGCAGCTGACAAATGAGCTCATCCAGCTGCAGCAGCGCCGCCAATGGGAGACGGCCTTTGACCCGGAGTTCGACGCGGAGGCCAGCTCCCAGCAGATGAGTGCCCTGGACCGGGAACGCGAGTATCGCGACCGACTGCGAACCAATATGCAGAGGCAGCTCGAGAAGCAGCAGAAACGCAAGCGAAAGTATCTCCAGGAAATCGGCAAGCTGTAGTATTATCCCCCATAGCGCGGAAggcattaattaattaattgctcGCCATATTAAGTATTATTAAAGGTATTATAACTCACAGAGGCAAACAAGAAAATCTAGACTTCTAGGCACACGTTCTAATGACCtgagtaattttttaaatagtacaGGCACTCCGGAAAGCCATAGGAAATAATTCAGAAACATATTTTGTGATAACGTTTCGGTCTGACTTTTCATATCTCTTGACAATATTACTTAGTATTATATGACAATATATGAATTCATTTTTAAGTCTAGTAATTAAGGTAAAAACTATGTTTAACATATTACGAATCCtaataaaacaaatcaagTTTAAAAAGAAATCTCGTTATTTTAAAGTTCATTTTACAGGCAAAGCATAATATTCTTAAAGTATaagtaaatttttaaacacGTTTGGAAAATTGCTTTTCCTTCATTCTAGGCCAGGGACCCGTTTTGCCCATCCAAAGTAAAGTATcataaatcaccgaaaaacTGTGTCTCCGTTTGACTCCCACAACTCAGAGGATCGGGGCTGAGACAAGCAATAGTGTTTGACTTTTGACACTCTTTCCTAGGCGGTTGAGGTGGGAACGTCTGTCAAGTGCAGGAAAAAATGCAACACGACCGCCAAAGGACGACTTGGAGATACCCTAAAAGTAATAATTACCAATGGAacgaaaattgatttttgttgGAAGCGGATAAGCcagcaaaatatatatattcacttTTGTGAATCATTAAATTGTATGGTTAAGTTTTAGTCATTGGTTAAAATCTTTGCTTTTTAATCACTTTACAATACTGTTGTACATCCCATATACACCCCGCTCTTCACCTCATACCTCGTGAAAAAGAAAAGCGCCAAGAACAGGCAAGGAAATGCAACAGAAGCCGCCCAAAGGTGAGCGCGCGGCaacttttttcaatttcctgCTGCCATTACGCGGAGCGTTGCAGCTGTGTGCTGCTGTCCCTGTCGCACACAGTTTTCCACGACCCTCTGCCCCTCCCCCCTCAGAATTTTCCTGGCCATTGACGTTTTTCGCGCACGAAGGCTATGTCttctctgttttttatttcgtatTTTCCCCAGGTCGCGGTTGTTGTCTTCGCTCTCGCTTCTCGCTTGATTTGTCACACAGTCCCAACGGGAAAATAAACCTGTCCCCGTGTACTATACCATACTCCCAGTGTCTCTGGGCGCGGAAAACCGGTATGAGCGCTTTCTTTTTGCTCCCACTGTGGGCCGAGTGGGGAAATGCCAGGGGGTCGGCAGAGGGGGCGGGATGCATTGCGTTTCATCTTAGCTCTCGTATTTAGTTGCAATTCCTTTACACACACTCGCAACCACAGagaacaaaattatttaaagttctaGGAGATCAAGTACTTAAGAACAATATCTCATTAAATGTTTATGGTAGAGATATAGTTAGAGTCAAgttgtttttatatatgtcCAATTTAATTggttataaaatgttaaaatatataagctCCCTAGGgtcttataaaaatatttttcataagaACAAAGGGGAACATAACCCATATATCTTTATCTTTAAGTATAATATtgttttaagatttaaaatcagaattcgtttttaaatattacattgTTTAACGTGACTTGATATATGGTATATAATaaagcaaaatatatattatgtttcggtaaaaatgtatataaaagaGCAGATTAACTatagatataattttataatctTTGAATCTCAACTATAGCCAGAcggattttcaattttaatacaagggttttttaaaaaatctccCTGTGTGCTAACCCTAGTCCCCATCGCTTGTTTACTATTCTAAGTGCTGTATCTTGGCGAGTTTCGCTTAGTTTTTTACAGGCTTTTTCCTTTTGTTGGCATGTCGGTTATTTATGCGCCTTGTTGTCCCAATTCTTGAAAAATACTACAACAAGCCTCGTGACTGCCTCGATGTGTCTCCGTCCATGCACTTAAAGCTCTTTTTGCTCACCACCGGCcagctatttttaataagcaaTGCCACAAAAAGGTCCCCTTTCTGGCTTTTGTTTCACTTACCTCGCTCTATCCATTGGCCATTAAACGCTGCAAACGCTGGAAAAAACGGggaaaaaaggtttttattatttaaggcAAAATCAATATGAGAAATTCCGCTGACAGCGAGCAGAGCTCTGCGTATATGCATATAACATTTTACAACAAGCCAGGGCGGGGGACACACATAAATTTAATACcttttcaaattgtttttcatAACCCATTTCCCCATAAATGCTGCTGCACTCTGTTGGCCAGCAGATAAAGTGCACTTGTTTacttttcctttattttacGCTGCAGTAATTGTTGCAGCGGCCATGGCGAAAAAACAAATACGAACAATGCAAACTGGATTTGCCGCTTGTTCTTTGCCCAATTTTCTCTATGTACTTTGAACTGCTGGTTTGTTGATCTAAGGGGCTTTATTAATAAGCTGTTTTAAGTACCTGGTGAATTTAATTCGCATTCTAATGTGCGTGTGCCGCTGCTAACGAGGTTTTAGGCTGTTCAGcttaattttatgaaataaactGGTCTACTGGCTGGTACTTTACCTAGTTTATCATCATCGATTCGCATTTCTAATGGCCTTGATAATGAccttataatttatataggTTGAACATGGCTCTCCCTAAATCCCTAAGAGGCTTAAAACACAGAACTTATTCTACATTCCAAAGTTGTGTGCCCAACTTGAGGCCTTAAGCAAAGTTCATTTAAAAGCCTTGAGAATAATTCAGCAGAGTAGAGCAAAGGCAATTGATGTTCAAGCGTTTTATGTGTGTTAATGTGAGAAAATATGTTAAAGTTTTTTGCCCTGCCAGTAAACATGtgatattattgtttttaattaatgaggcaagaaaaataattaatttccataaaTACGCTCACCTATTTGATCAAATAAAAAGCCAATAGCATACAGCAAattcatttgtattttttaagagtatttttttaaattaattctgagTACATAACTTGTATTGTGAAGATCTTTTTGTGTGGGTGGCAACCCTTTCACACCAAATGCTACCATTAACCCCCTGATGCCCCATCTCTGGGTAACGAACCCTCGTCTTTCTGTTCATTCAGCCATGGGACAAAGGCGAACTTTGGAGTCGACCAGTTTTAAGTTCTTTCGATGATTTTTGCTGCTactgtttgtttatttgttttttctgtttttactcttttttttGCACTTGGGCTTCCTCTGCTTTTTGTTGCATTGAATTCTGCGTGTCAGCAGCAGCTGTGTTGGCCACTAAACAACGACCGATGTAACAACAACTGTAATAATAGCAACAATAATAgcgagcaaaacaaaaaacacactcCGGCACACACAAACAACATTGTACAAATAGCAACACTTTTTATTGCTACCAAAGGGGAGATGGATGGAGTCCTATAGTTGCCAGGCACAAGAAGCAGTGGAGGGGGGCGAGTTCATTGAGGAGGGGTCGCGCGGCCGAGGTGGGCGGTGTGGGGGCCGCAAACACAAATAAACAATTGCAATTGTGTGGCGATGGCTGTAATTCTGTGAGCTGCTAAATCGTCTGTAAATACTTTTGTACAAGTTAACAGTTATAAATGGGCTTTTTATGAGTTGTGTGGGACAATATTTGTGAGCACACTacaccacactggacacgagTTGAGGAACGCCACCCGTCCGAAAATGGGCGAGAGGAAGGATAACAACCTTTTGGAGGCGGAGGATATGTGTACCAAACAAAAGATACTTATTAAACAACTTGGCATACCAAAGTTTGTGCTCGGAACCCTCTTAGTTTCCAAGATCCGTTAGGCAGTGTCAGAAAGCTTTCTTTATATGCACAATAAGGAAGTGTAATTACGAGgtctttgaaaatatttagggTAGCTGTAAAAATTAAGTGTTTTCTTGAATCACACGCATCAGTAATGTTCGCATACCAAAAACTATCTGACGAACTCCCATAGAACCTGAGATCCAGCACTGCAATATATGCAGCCCGTACTTTACACATTTATGGCAGATAATTCGGGGGGAATCTAAGCTAAGATAAGGGGCTCAGGCAAAATATGCCAATAATCACAATAGAAGATAGCACACCAAAGATGGTACATCCAAGTCCGGAGGATCCGGAGGTCCAGGTGTTTTATGAAGCCATGCAGTACGTACATTACAAGTAATTGGGGCTATGATGCCCAATGATAATGGCATTGAGCTGGCTTTTTGCTACTGCCACTGCTGCAATGCCTTCGCTCCACATTTTTCATGTTGCAGGCATTTCGGTATCGCTTAGAAAGTCACTTGAGGGATATGGCCAACGAAGCCAAACACTTTGCTTATGTCTGTTTGTCAGTGAAGTGAAATCGTATGCCGCCTTCTGCGTCCGCCCCATGTCCACGTCCATGTCCATTTTCCAGGTCCATGTGCAGCTCTGAGTCCGAATCGGAATACGAATCCCCCGGTTCGAATCCAACTCGACTGCGATGTCTGCTTGTTGTCTGGCCGAGTGGCAAGCAGTTATTGTTACGATTTATGGCATacgcacagcagcagcagctgatgAACGGGGGAGAGTTTCCATCCATCCGGGGGATttctattgatttttttgCGTTTTTCGTACCGCTACTGCGGTGTTTTCTATTTGCTGTTttgccagtgccagtgccagtgctGTTGATTTGCCACACGTCCATAATAATGCTAAGAAATGGAAATCATAAAAGTCAACAATCATCCATGTTGGCCATGACCAGATTACTGCAGTGGAAAATCGGTGGGGGTATTGGGTGTACACTGTACAGTGTACACTGTGCAGCAAACAGTTAGTTGCAGTTGAATTTGCGCGGCATCATTAGGAAAATTTTTGCGCTTTCGTCAAAAGAAATCAGGCATCAGCACCATAATGATGTTGACGCTGCGTTTTGCACAGCCAGGTGAAAAGATGTTTGGGGTCGCAAATGCAGGTGCATCATATTGGTTATCGTTGGCCAACTTTTAGGTTGACATTGATCAATCATTCCCGCCGAGTTGTAGCCAATCCGAAACTGAAATTTATACggcatttttgcattttgcattcGTTGGGGTGAAAGTAAAAAGCTGAAAACATAAAACTAGGCAGGCGTTAAAATGCAGCGACAAAAACCCCGCCCTTTTCGGAGCCCATTTACATGCCGACAACAGCAAAAATCAAAGCTGCCACGGGAGTAATGCAAGATTAAATGCAACAAAAAGTGGCAAGGCATACACAGCATTTGCAAAAAGCGAAGCTCTACataaacaaaagccaaacaaaatatttattattgcatAGCAATGTGTGCAGAAATACCCTAGCACAAAAACGCCTTCAACTGACATGTGATGGGCTTTGTTTGTCATAAATGCCAGGGGAGCATGGGAATTAATTCTTGCTCTATTATCTAACAATTAAACCATAAATTCTGATTATCATATGACAGGGCAGCACGGAAATGTATGAACGGATGCGGATCGAGGTCAGTAGAACCATTTTTTGGCTGATGATTTGGACTTGatgtttta
This window of the Drosophila biarmipes strain raj3 chromosome 3L, RU_DBia_V1.1, whole genome shotgun sequence genome carries:
- the LOC108035192 gene encoding uncharacterized protein LOC108035192, producing MSEYSCNFYSDYSPRTEKSVSYALYLHRRELGRPRRKLMRIASTKLQLTNELIQLQQRRQWETAFDPEFDAEASSQQMSALDREREYRDRLRTNMQRQLEKQQKRKRKYLQEIGKL